The genomic DNA CAAAAGCGATTACCCTCTGCTTGATCTGCGGCTGCTTGCGCGCAACAGGGTCTTTGCCCTGTCATCGCTGGCGGCGTTCATCAATTATACGTCCTTTTTTGGCATAGTATTTTTCTTCAGCCTGTATCTGCAGTATGGGCGCGGCATGACCGTGCAGCAGGCCGGGCTGTTTCTGGCTTTGCAATCTGTGGTGCAGGTCATGACCACGCCAGTGGCGGCGCGGCTGTGTGGCAGCATTGATCCGGGGAAGGTCAGCGCCACGGGCATAGCCCTGTGCGGTCTGGGGCTTGTGGTGTGCGGGCTGTTGCGGGTAGATTCGCCCATGTATGTGCTGGTTTCGGCACAGTGTCTGCTGGGCATGGGCATAAGCCTGTTTGCACTGCCCAACACCTCCATCATTCTTGAAAGTGCGGGGCGCGACCGCGTGGGACAGGCGGCAGGCCTGACCGGGGCCGTGCGCACTGGTGGGCAACTGTTCAATATGGCTGTGATAACTCTGACGCTGGGCTTTTACCTTGGCAGCGAACCTGCGGGGGCGCACAATATTGATGCGTTTATGGGGGCCATGCGTGTGGACCTGATAGTTTTTGGCCTGCTCAACATACTGGCAGTGGGCTGCGCCCTTGCCCGCAATCGTCAATAAACAGGTTTTTTCTGCAATGCGCTGATGTTGCAGAATAAAAGCTTTTTGGGGCATGTCTAAAGTTTTTTTTGATCCTGCCGAAAAGAACGGCAGGACGGGAAACACCATGGCCGATGCAACCGCCGCGCAACTGCGCATGATGCTTCAGGGGTATGAACAGCAGCTGCTGGCAGCCCGACGCCTTGCACGGCTGAGAATGCGACGTAGAATGGCGGCAGGTGATGATCCCAACGATCCCGACCCCGCAACAAGGCGTCACCTGATGGTTGAAAAGGTGGCGCGTGAGCTTTACGAAGCACTGCTCTACACTGGCAGCGACAATCCCGTGGTCGAAGACATTCGCCAGGAACTTGGGCGAGAAGTAGGGCAGGAGGTGCAATTCACCTATCCTCCCGGCGGCAGATTGCGTATTGTGGGCCAGGGGCCAGAAGGCCTTGAGCCCTTGTCTGACGAAACACTGCGTGCATCGCGCAACGCCCTGTGGCGCGTCACGCGAAAAAAGGTTGACGAAAGCATGCTTGACGAGCCTGAGGCCGGGTAACCGGATGGCAGGCGACGCAGGCGGAGAGCACTATGGAAATTCAGGGAAAGATCAATAATTTTCTCGATCCTTACGGTACGGCATCGAGTCTTGACAAAAGCGGCGAAGCCAAGCTGAAGAACCGGGCCAGCTCCACCACCTCTGATGCTGCGCAGGGGGACACTGTAAGTGTATCGCAAGATGCACTGCTGTTGACCGAAGCTCGCCGCACGGCCCAGAACACGCCTGACGTGCGGGCCGAAAAGGTGGAGGCCCTGCGCATTCAGGTTTCTAACGGAACCTACAAACCTGACAGCAAGCTTATAGCCGCCAACCTTGTGCGCGAAGAACCGGGCCTGTTCCGGTAGCGCCGGGCTGACATAAACATGCCGAGCGGTCATGGGTAATTCCATGACCGCTCTTTTTTTATGCCTTCAGCCTGGGGGCGCGGCAGTTGCCCATACAGCGGCGCACCAAATGGCGGCACGGCGCCGAAAAACAGTTCGGCATGCTTTCTGCAATCTCCTCTGTGCCGGTATTCCGGCAAGGAGTCTGCGCCATGAAATTGACGATACTGCGCCATCCCATCTTCTGGATTACCACCGCCGCACTGCTGGTTTGCTGGGCCCTGCCCGCGCAGGCCGTGCGCATCAAGGATATCGCCACGTTTTCGGGCGTGCGCGACAACCAGCTCATCGGGTATGGGCTGGTTGTGGGCCTGGGGGGAACCGGCGACAAGAAGGACTCCGTCTTTACCCTGAGCTCCATGAAAAACATGATGGACCGCATGGGCGTTGGCGTAGACGCCTCGGCCCTGAAGATCAAGAACGTGGCCTCGGTCATGGTAACAGCCCGCATGCCTGTTTCGGCCAAGCCGGGCACACGGCTCGACGTAACGGTCTCTTCCGTGGGCGACGCCTCGTCCCTCTTGGGTGGCGTGCTGCTGCAAACCGCCCTCAAGGGCGTGGATGGCAAGGTATACTCCCTGGCGCAGGGCGCGTTGACTGTTGGCGGTTTTTCCGCATCGGGCAAGGCGGCCAGCACCACCAAGAACATCACCACCGTCGGCATCATTCCCGGCGGCGGCATTGTTGAAAGGGGCATTCCCTTTGAGTTCAACCAGCAGGACAAGCTCACGCTCAACCTGCGCGTGGGCGATTTTTCCACGGCGCAGCAGATTGCGGAACGCCTGAACGGTGCCATGGGCGGGCGTTATGCCCGTGCCGTGGATGCCACCAGCGTGACCATGGACGTGCCGCCGCAGTACCGCAACAACCTCGTGCCGCTCATGGCCTCGGTGGAAAACCTTGATGTGAGCCCCGATACCGCCGCAAAGGTGGTGGTGGACGAAAAGACCGGTACGGTTGTGCTTGGGCGCGATGTGCGCATTTCGCGCGCGGCGGTGGCCCACGGCAACCTGCAGATAACAGTGCAGGAAAGCGAGCAGGTTTCGCAGCCCGGCCCCTTCTCGCAGGGGCAGACCGTGGTAACCCCGCAGACAGAAACAAACGTGCGCGAAGAAGCGCGCCACCTCATGATGGTGGAAGGCGCAACCCTTCAGGAACTGGTGGACGGCCTCAACGCCATCGGGGCAACCCCCCGCGACCTCATATCCATTTTGCGGACCATGCAGGCTTCGGGTTCATTGCACGCGGATCTGGAGGTAATCTAAATGACCACGCCCATGTCAACCGCGCTTATTCCTCCTGAGGCCGGAGCGGGAGAAATTGCCCGCAACGAAATGCAGTCGCGCCTGGCGGGCCTTGGCAGCCTGGGCAGCAAAAAGATGGACCCCGCGCAAAAAGAAAAGAAACTGCGCGAATCGTGCGAGGGGTTTGAATCCATATTTATCCAGAAAATGTGGGAAGAAATGCGCAAAACCCTGCCCAAATCCACCTTGCTGCACGGCAAGGAGGAGCAGTTCTGGCAGGGTATGTACGATCAGGAACTGGCCAAAAAAATGACATCGGCTGGCGGTATTGGTCTGGCCGACATGATGTACGCCCAACTTTCGCGAGGGCTGGTTTCTGCCAGCCGAACCACAGCAACAGACGCCTCGGGCATGAGCCAGCCAGCCTTTACGCCCGAAGCCGCGCCCATGCTCACGCGTACCAACTCGCCCGAAGGCGACTACGAAGGCGGTTCCGCCTCCTCTGACGGCCACAGGCGCGCGTCCGGTCAGGCGGCATCGATTTATGGCGGCGTTCTGCCCACTCAGGATGCGGGGCACGTGGCCAACGGCTCTGCGGCAGCCGGCACCCTCACCGGAGATCAGGCATCTGCCGATGGGCAGAATCCCGAAGAAGCCGCCCGTCTTGCCCAGCAGGCCATGCAGGCATCTGCACAGCCAGAGCGGCACAAGGTCGTGCGCACTTCCAATGTTCCCAACATGAATTCCGGTCTCAATCTGGCCCGCATGGCGCAGTTTGAGGCGGGCAGCAAGCTTGGGGCCAATACCGTGCGACCGTCCATGCAACAGATGATGGGCATGGCTCAGCCCCAGAACCGTGTTCAGCAGCCCGGAGCAGTCTCCGGGCAATCTGCTGGCGGCGCGGGCATGGAGCAGGGATTTGCGCCCATGGAAATGCCCAACATGGATATTCCCCCGCTCACAGCCAGTGCTTTTGAAACGCAGGCTGGTGGGCAGCCCGCGCAAGCTGGCACACAGGCGTCCATGCAGGCCGCAATGCGCCCCGCGCAAGGGCAGCCCGGTCAGTTGCAGCCGCCGCAGCAGCCGCAGAAAGTACGCTTTACCACCAACGTGCCGCCCGCAGGCCGCGGCGGCAAGCAGGGGCTTATCCGTACACTGAATACTGATGGTTCTGGCCCCAATAGCCATGCTGGCGCGGGCATTGCTGCCTATCACGCCCAGCAGGCCCAACAGGGGCAGCCCGGCGGCATGCAGCCTGCGCAGGCGGCTCAGGCTGGCGGTGCACAGCCAGCGGCTCAGGTCAGCCCGCTGCCTATGGGGCCAGCAGGTTCTCCAGCGGCCATGGGAGTGAACCCGTCCTCGGCTCCGGCTGCCAGCCCGGTGATTACCACGGGCACGCCAATGCCAGCCCAGGGTGGAACGCCTGCCACTGCGCCGGGCATGGTCAGCCCCGTGCCACTCACCGGTGGACAGATATCGGTGCGGCAGAGCGGCAAGAATGCGGACAGCCGCAACGCGACCGCATCGGGAATACCGCCGCTTACAGCAACCGACGTGTACGGTGGCAGACAGTAGCTGACAGCGGGTCTCTGCACGTAGTTCCGCAGCCCTGCAGTGTCGGGCTTTTTGCGCCAGTGCCGCGCATAGGGAATAATTTTTCAGGCACGAAATTTGCTTGAATTGGGGCGGGGCGGCAGTTTCTGCATCCCCGCCGGGCCGCATAAATGCGCGGTTGGGAGCAAAAGTTCCTTGGAGGCACACATGCAAAACATCATTCATGAATCGCTTTCGCGTCAGGATAAGGCCCTGTGCCTGTTGCGCGATCTTCTTGAAGAAGAATACAGCAGCCTTCTCAGCCGCGATACAGATACCGTGGTGTCTCTGGAATTTTCCATTCAGGAACTGATCCGCCATCTGGCGGTTGAAAAGACCTTTGTCATCAAGCTGCTTGGTGGCATGCGCGTGGCGGAATATGCTGGCGTGCTCCCCGAAGATCTTGGGGCGGCCATGCTGGCGACCTTGCGCAGCATAGATACGAGCGAGCAGAGCGTGGCGCGGCAGGCCTCGCGCAATACCACGCTTTCGCTGGCCCTGCTTGACCAGAGCAGTCGCACCCTTCAGGCCCTTACAAGTCAGGCCATGCCGCCCAAGGCGGAAACCTACGGCCGCCGTGGCGGCATGCGCACCCAGCATCCCCAGGCAGCGCTGATCTCCGGGAGGCTGTAGTCATGCTCAGCGGTCTTTTTAATGTAGGGCAAACCGCCCTCAACGCCGCGCAAGCCTGGATTTCGGTCACTGGCAGCAATATCGCCAATGCCGATACCGAAGGCTACACCCGCCGGTATGTGGATCAGCGCGATGCGGGAACCCTCACCACCAAACCGGGCGGCGAGGGGCTGGGCGTTAACGCGCAGCAGATTCTGCGCTATTTCAACTCTTTTCTCGAAAGTTCCTACGTGACCCAGTCGAGCAATTCCTCGCGCTGGAGCGAGCAGGAAAACATCATGGGTTCGGTTGAAAGCCTGTTCAACGAGGCAAACCGTACAGGCGTAAGCGCCGCCATGAACAAATTTTTCACTGCCTGGAAGGATCTTGCCCAGCGCCCCGGCGACACTGCATCGCGTGAATCTCTGCTTTCGTATGCCGACAACCTCAGCGACATGCTTGGCAGCACGTCTGACAGCGTAAAGGCTCTGCAAAGCCAGATGGACGTGTCCATCGGGCAGGGGGTGGACCGCGTAAACGAGCTGGCCAAGAGCATTGCCTCGCTCAACAAGCAGATCAACGCCAATACCATTGACGGTGTCAGCAACCCCAATGCCCTGCTCGACCAGCGTGACATGCTCGTGCGCGAGATGGCCACCTACGTCAACGTTTCCACTGTGGACAAGGGCAACGGCGACTTTACGGTTTCGCTGGCCACCGGGCAGCCCCTTGTGCAGGGTATTAACACCAATTCGCTCGAAGTTCTCTCGGCCCGTGCAGAAAACCGGCTCTCCGTAGGTTCGTCCTACGGGGGCAAGGTGCAGTTTGATGGCTCCGACAGCCACGAATACACGGTCGAGATTCTTTCGGGTGGCAATGCTGTTGCTGCTGGTACCAGCGGCAACCCCACGTTTCGGGTTTCGCTCGATGGCGGCAAGACCTGGCTGCGCGACGAAAACGGCGCTGAACTGCATTACGAGATAAGCTCCAACGGTACCACCGTTGATCCGGTGCAGGTAAAGAACCTCAAGATTTCCTTCAGCTCTCTCAGCAATTTTACGGCTGGCGACAAGTTCGACATCATGCCCAAAACCGGGCTCTACTGGAACGAACCCACCCGTGGCCCGCAGAATGTTACGCCGCAGACCTTTTTTGACGGCACGGAAAACCAGAGCCGTGTGTCTGGCGGCAAGCTGACCACCTATTTCAGCATTCGCGACGACAACTGCGGCCGGTATATGGACGAGCTGGATGCCACGGCCAAGTCGCTTATCTGGGAAGTGAACCGCATCCACAGCCAGGGCGCGGGAACCTCGCTGCTCGACTACGCACAGGGTCAGCAGACTGTGCTCAATACCACCGTGCCCCTGGGTTCTGCCCAGACAGTTCTGCCCGATTCCGGCAAGATTCAGGCAGGCAACGTCAATTTCTACTTTTACGACAAGACCACGGGCAACTATGTATCATCTGGTCAGCTGGATTTTGACACAGCCACCGCTGGCGTGCAGAACTTTGACCCCACGGTGCATTCACTGGACGATGTGGCCGCCGCCATCAACAATACGTTTCCCACCCAGCTCGCCGCCACCATTCAGGACGGCAAGCTGGTGATAAGCTCGGCTGCGGGCAGCAACCTGCAGTTTGCCCTGGGTACGGACAGCACCGGCATGATGGCGGCCCTTGGGGTAAACACGTTTTTTACCGGCACGGACGCCAGCACCATAGCTGTGAACAGCCAGCTGCACGGCAATGTGAACTACATCGCGGCGGGGCAGGTAAACGGTCAGCAGCAGGTCAACAAGGGTGACAATGTCAATGCCTCGGCCATTGGCAAGCTGGCCGACACCAACGTGACCATCTCCACGGTGTGGAAAACCACCACCAACCAGACCATGGCGCAGTACTACGCCAGCCTTGTTACCACGGTTGGCGCAGACACCCGTCTGGCAAAAACCAACTCTGAGTATCACAAAACGCTCACCAGCGATCTTGATACGCAGGTAAGCTCTGCCTCCGGGGTAAACCTGGACGAAGAAATGGCCAACCTCATAAAATTTCAGCACTCCTACACGGCAGCGGCCAAACTTATCACCACCGCCGACCAGATGCTGCAAACCCTTCTTGGGCTTAAGCAATAGGAGACGATTATGGGTATTCGCGTTACACAAAGCAGAATGTATGACACCCTGACGAGCCAGATGCAGAAGAATCTGTCTGCGTACATGGAAAGCAACGAACAGGGCTCAACCCAGAAAAAGATCAACCGCCCTTCGGACGATCCTGCCGGAACCTATCGCGTTCTCACCACGCGTAACGATATTGAGGCGACCAATCAGTATCAGAGCAACGTTGATACGGCCAAGGGCTGGCTTACGCTGACTGACAACGTGCTTGGAACCCAGCTCAGTACCGCGCTTACAAGCCTGAAGAGCTTGGCAGAGCAGGCCGCTACGGGAACCTACACTGCGGCGAACCGCCAGCAGATTGCCTACCAGGCCCGGCAGATTTTTGGACAGATTCTCAATCTCTCCAACACCCAGTACGAGGGCAACAGCATTTTTGGCGGCCAGCGTTATGATCGCAGCGCCTTTCAGGAGGGGCTGGCCCTGACCAGCGCCGACACCAACTGGAATACGGCCATTCAGGCTGGCGGCTACTCCATTCAGGGGGCAGCCAAAACCTCGATGATGGTGCAGTTTACCAGCACCGGCACGCTGGACGGTGGCCCCCAGACCTTTCGCTGGTCTGAGGACGGCGGTACAACCTGGAATACGGGAACCACTGCTGGCAGAACCATGACGCTGAACGGCGTGACTGTAACGATGAACAGCGACATGGCCGTTACCGCGGCCGATGTTACCGCTGGCGCCGGCTCGCACAACGGTACCCTTGTGTATATCAGGCCCACCGCCGTGTACCAGGGTGACGACAACGATCCGCCGCCCACCATGACGGTCATGGGCGGGCCTGCGAACCTGGTCACGTCAGCTTCTGGCGCTTTTGGCGGCAACGTTCTGGTGCGTATGGACAGCGCGGCCAACCTTGCCTCGTCTGGTACAACGGTCAATTATTCGTACAGTACCGACAGCGGTTCAACCTGGATTTCGGCCACAGCCACCACCAACGGCTCAAACAATATGCGCCTGCTGGTTCCCAGCGGTTATGTGGATTTGGATGCAACAACAGTGGCGGGCAATACCGTTACCGCAGGAACGCAGATTCTGGTGCACCCCAACCGCGCTGATCTGAACCTGGAAATAATGAAAGACTCATATGTTTCCGTAAACAATGTGGGCAAGGATGTTTTTGGCGGTTATTACGAGGGTAAACCGGCTCTTGATTCTTCCACTAACCTGTTTGACATGGTTGGTGATTTTGTCAGCTATTGCGAAAACAACAATCAGGAAGGCTGCCAGCAAACCCTTACCAGAATCGCCAGTGTGCAGCAGAATGTTCTTACGCAGACTGCCCGCGTGGGCGGACTGGAAAACCGGGTTACGACCGCCAGTGACATGCTCAGCTTTCAAAAGGTAGACCAGCAGGAACGTTTGAGTTATACTGAAGACATAGACCTGACCGAGTTGCTGACAAAACTTACACGGCAGCAGTTGACATATCAGACAGTGCTTCAGTCTTCTTCAAAGATCATGCAGATGAGCCTGTCCAGTTATCTCTGATGTCGAATGACGGCAGAAGTGGCCGCCAGACTACCCCGGAGTCGCGTTAGTGGCTGCCCGGTTCGGTTCAAGCAACGATATAATAACGGAAGCACCTATGCTCATATTGACGCGACGCCCAGGAGAAAGCCTTTATCTGGGCGAAAATATACGCATAACTATCCTGGGCATGCAGGGCAAACAGGTCAAGCTAGGCCTGGAAGTGCCCGATGACACCACGATTTATCGCGAAGAAGTGTACAAGCGGGTTGTTGAAGAAAACCGTCGCGCCCTTGAAACCAGTACTAACGACCTCATGGTGGCTGCTGAACTATGGCACGAAACAAAGAAATAGAAATCGACACCCGTCTTGGACGTCGCTGTATCGATGCGGACAAGGTTATCCACTTTCCCCGCGGTCTGGCTGGTTTTGAAAACGAGCGGGACTTTGTCCTGCTGCAGATCAGGCCAGAAGCACCGCTGCTCATCCTGCAAAGCGTGAGTACACCGGTTGTTGGACTGCTGGTTGCTGATCCTTACAGCTTTTTTGACAAATCCTACGCGCCGCAAGTGGGAGACGCAGAAAAGCAGCTGCTGAACATTGAAAGCCTTGAGCAGGCGGCCCTGCTGGTGACGGTTTCCATCCCCGCTGGCGCGCCCGAAAAGGCCGTGCTCAACCTTACGGGGCCCATTGTCATCAATTATGAGGCGCGCATGGGCTTGCAGGTTCCACAATGTGCCGATGGGCCGCAGCAGGTAAACATGCATACGCTTCAGCCGGTAGAAGGCGAAGGGCTGGGGGGTGGGCCTGCCTCTGGTGAGGCTGCGCCGCAAAAATAATTTTTATTTGTCAGTTTAGGCAATGAACCCGGCTTGTTATGAGGCCGGGTTCATTTTTTTTGATCGCCAGAAGAACCGGATGCTGCACAGCTCCAGACTGGTTGTGTACCTAATTGCATAGCTAACAATTTGTTATTGCAGTAAATATTCTGTTGAATAGTGGCAGGCCACATGCTAACTATTTTTTCGGTGGTGAAATAAATAACTTGCATAACAGGAATTGTGGTGCTAGATTGAGCGCACAAACAGTGGATAATTCCCCTGGATAAAAAGAAATTTTATGAGAACAACGTTCTCATAGTGTAAAAATTACAGACGGCAACCCTCGGCAAACGCACAGCCCCTTCTGTGTATCCGCTGCCCCTTTAGCGGAGCTGTTTGCCTGCCTCTGCGTCCGCGCCGTTCTTCCACGCCTGGCTGGAACGGCCATAAGGACAATGTTGGCCCGGCGGCATACCACAGATGCCGCCGGGCCAAGTATTTATTCTGTCCTTCAGCAGCTCGTCATCAGTCTGGCAGCTACGTGCAAACGTTGGCTCATGCCAGCTGCGTCATGCTTTCTTTTCTGTTAATTCCATGTTTTTTGCCCTGCCACGGTGCGGATGCGCGTGTTGCCTTTTGGCCTTGTGGCAGGTATGGGCAATGCTGGCGGGGGCTTCCGTTTTTTTGTATTAAAGTGGCCAGCAGTGCCTTGCTGCGCGGCAAAAAGGATATGCAGGCCGATGATTAAGACATTTGCGCTCTTTGTTGCTACGGCACTGGCTGAGATTACAGGGTGTTATCTGCCGTGGCTTTGGCTGCGCAGAGGGGGATCGGCATGGCTGCTTGTTCCCGCCTGTCTGAGCCTGGCTCTTTTTGCGTGGTTGCTTACCCTGCATCCGGCGGCAAGCGGCAGGGTGTACGCGGCCTACGGCTGCGTGTACGTGGTTACTGCCCTGCTTTGGCTACGGATTGTGGACGGCGTTGCTCTGGCAAACACCGACATTCTGGGCGGACTGGTGGCACTTGCAGGAATGGGAATAATCGTGTGGGGGTGGGGAAATCCGGTTTGATTCCATTCTTGCACACCAGAAGAACAAAAAAAGCCGGGATAAACCCGGCTTTTTTATATTTGTCTGCAGATGCGGTCTGTCTGAAAATTCTAGTCAATGCCCATGGCTTTGCTGATTTTTTTGGCAGCCTTCTTTACTTTCTCCAGCGGGCTTTTTTCAGCCGCGGCCTCAAATTCGCGCAGCAGATCTTCCTGCTTGGAAGAAAGACGCGTGGGGGTGAGCACCTTGACCTCTACCAGCAGGTCGCCACGTGAACGGCGGCCAGGGTAGGGCATGCCTTCGCCCGTCATGCGCAGCAGGGTGCCGCTCTGGATGCCCTTGGGAATTTCAAGGGGCAGGTTGCCGTCGAGGCCGGGAACTTCGGCCCGGTGCCCCAGTGCCGCCTGCACAAAGTTGATTTCGAGCGTGTAGATGAGGTCCTGGCCCTGGCGCTGCCAGCGTTTGTCCTGCTCTACGGTAAGCACCACGTACAGGTCGCCCGCAGGGCCGCCGTGCACACCGGGTTCGCCCTCGCCGCGCACGCGCAGGCGGGTGCCGCTGTCCACACCGGCTGGCACACGCACTACCAGTTCGCGGGTGTCGGTGGTGATGCCCTCGCCCTTGCACTTGGGGCAGGGCTTGGTGATCACTCGGCCCGTGCCCTGACACGAAGGGCAGGGCATGGCAATCTGAAAGAATCCTTGCGAGCGGCGAACCTGACCAGAGCCATTGCACTGGCGGCAGGTTTCTGCCTTGCTGCCCGGAGCCGCGCCGCTGCCGTTGCATTCGGAACAGGTCACGTGCTTGGGCAGGGAAATGCTGATCTCGTCGCCCTTGGCTGCCTGGGCAAACGTGATGGTCAGGTTGTAGCGCAGGTCTGCCCCGGCCATGGGGCGGGGACCACGGGTGGCGGTGGAAAAGCCAAAAAGATCGCCGAAAATATCGCTGAAATGCGCAAAGATATCATCATTGCTGCCAAAACCACCAGCACCGCCCTGCACGCCTGCGCGGCCAAAGCGGTCGTAGCGCGCGCGTTTTTCGGGGTCGCGCAGCACATCGTAGGCCTCGGCGGCTTCCTTGAACTTCTGCTCGGCCTCGGCATTGTCGGGGTTGTGGTCGGGGTGATACTTTAAGGCCAGCTTACGGTAGGCCCGTTTAATTTCGTCGTCTTCGGCGCTGCGGCTTACGCCCAGCACTTCGTAGTAATCGAGCTCCATCGTAGTTCCGGTCACTGTGCGGCTTGTGCGCCTGTGTTAAAGGTTGTACATAAGCGCGGCGGCCTCCCTGGGGAAGCCGCCGCACGGACAGGCTGTGCCAGAGGGCTATTCCTCTGCGGCGGCCACTTCCTGGCCGGGCAGGGGGTTGTAAAGACTGACATCATCAGGCAGAACCTTTCCTGCGGCGATTTCGCGCAGGGCGGTCACGGCCTCTTTGTTGCGCGATTCCACCAGGGGTTCGTAGCCTTCGCGGTACTGATGCACGCGCTTGATAGCCATCTGCACCAGCAGAAAACGGTTGTCCACGCGTTCCTGGCAATCTTCAACGGTAATACGGGCCATGCTGCCTCCGTAATTAGCGGCTTAAACGCCGCATTCCGGGCCACCACAGGCAACCCGGTTGATAAATAATACCGCC from Desulfovibrio sp. includes the following:
- a CDS encoding DVU0524 family FlgM-associated protein, translating into MADATAAQLRMMLQGYEQQLLAARRLARLRMRRRMAAGDDPNDPDPATRRHLMVEKVARELYEALLYTGSDNPVVEDIRQELGREVGQEVQFTYPPGGRLRIVGQGPEGLEPLSDETLRASRNALWRVTRKKVDESMLDEPEAG
- the flgM gene encoding flagellar biosynthesis anti-sigma factor FlgM — translated: MEIQGKINNFLDPYGTASSLDKSGEAKLKNRASSTTSDAAQGDTVSVSQDALLLTEARRTAQNTPDVRAEKVEALRIQVSNGTYKPDSKLIAANLVREEPGLFR
- a CDS encoding flagellar basal body P-ring protein FlgI is translated as MKLTILRHPIFWITTAALLVCWALPAQAVRIKDIATFSGVRDNQLIGYGLVVGLGGTGDKKDSVFTLSSMKNMMDRMGVGVDASALKIKNVASVMVTARMPVSAKPGTRLDVTVSSVGDASSLLGGVLLQTALKGVDGKVYSLAQGALTVGGFSASGKAASTTKNITTVGIIPGGGIVERGIPFEFNQQDKLTLNLRVGDFSTAQQIAERLNGAMGGRYARAVDATSVTMDVPPQYRNNLVPLMASVENLDVSPDTAAKVVVDEKTGTVVLGRDVRISRAAVAHGNLQITVQESEQVSQPGPFSQGQTVVTPQTETNVREEARHLMMVEGATLQELVDGLNAIGATPRDLISILRTMQASGSLHADLEVI
- a CDS encoding rod-binding protein yields the protein MTTPMSTALIPPEAGAGEIARNEMQSRLAGLGSLGSKKMDPAQKEKKLRESCEGFESIFIQKMWEEMRKTLPKSTLLHGKEEQFWQGMYDQELAKKMTSAGGIGLADMMYAQLSRGLVSASRTTATDASGMSQPAFTPEAAPMLTRTNSPEGDYEGGSASSDGHRRASGQAASIYGGVLPTQDAGHVANGSAAAGTLTGDQASADGQNPEEAARLAQQAMQASAQPERHKVVRTSNVPNMNSGLNLARMAQFEAGSKLGANTVRPSMQQMMGMAQPQNRVQQPGAVSGQSAGGAGMEQGFAPMEMPNMDIPPLTASAFETQAGGQPAQAGTQASMQAAMRPAQGQPGQLQPPQQPQKVRFTTNVPPAGRGGKQGLIRTLNTDGSGPNSHAGAGIAAYHAQQAQQGQPGGMQPAQAAQAGGAQPAAQVSPLPMGPAGSPAAMGVNPSSAPAASPVITTGTPMPAQGGTPATAPGMVSPVPLTGGQISVRQSGKNADSRNATASGIPPLTATDVYGGRQ
- a CDS encoding flagellar protein FlgN, whose translation is MQNIIHESLSRQDKALCLLRDLLEEEYSSLLSRDTDTVVSLEFSIQELIRHLAVEKTFVIKLLGGMRVAEYAGVLPEDLGAAMLATLRSIDTSEQSVARQASRNTTLSLALLDQSSRTLQALTSQAMPPKAETYGRRGGMRTQHPQAALISGRL
- the flgK gene encoding flagellar hook-associated protein FlgK, producing MLSGLFNVGQTALNAAQAWISVTGSNIANADTEGYTRRYVDQRDAGTLTTKPGGEGLGVNAQQILRYFNSFLESSYVTQSSNSSRWSEQENIMGSVESLFNEANRTGVSAAMNKFFTAWKDLAQRPGDTASRESLLSYADNLSDMLGSTSDSVKALQSQMDVSIGQGVDRVNELAKSIASLNKQINANTIDGVSNPNALLDQRDMLVREMATYVNVSTVDKGNGDFTVSLATGQPLVQGINTNSLEVLSARAENRLSVGSSYGGKVQFDGSDSHEYTVEILSGGNAVAAGTSGNPTFRVSLDGGKTWLRDENGAELHYEISSNGTTVDPVQVKNLKISFSSLSNFTAGDKFDIMPKTGLYWNEPTRGPQNVTPQTFFDGTENQSRVSGGKLTTYFSIRDDNCGRYMDELDATAKSLIWEVNRIHSQGAGTSLLDYAQGQQTVLNTTVPLGSAQTVLPDSGKIQAGNVNFYFYDKTTGNYVSSGQLDFDTATAGVQNFDPTVHSLDDVAAAINNTFPTQLAATIQDGKLVISSAAGSNLQFALGTDSTGMMAALGVNTFFTGTDASTIAVNSQLHGNVNYIAAGQVNGQQQVNKGDNVNASAIGKLADTNVTISTVWKTTTNQTMAQYYASLVTTVGADTRLAKTNSEYHKTLTSDLDTQVSSASGVNLDEEMANLIKFQHSYTAAAKLITTADQMLQTLLGLKQ
- a CDS encoding flagellar hook protein, whose product is MGIRVTQSRMYDTLTSQMQKNLSAYMESNEQGSTQKKINRPSDDPAGTYRVLTTRNDIEATNQYQSNVDTAKGWLTLTDNVLGTQLSTALTSLKSLAEQAATGTYTAANRQQIAYQARQIFGQILNLSNTQYEGNSIFGGQRYDRSAFQEGLALTSADTNWNTAIQAGGYSIQGAAKTSMMVQFTSTGTLDGGPQTFRWSEDGGTTWNTGTTAGRTMTLNGVTVTMNSDMAVTAADVTAGAGSHNGTLVYIRPTAVYQGDDNDPPPTMTVMGGPANLVTSASGAFGGNVLVRMDSAANLASSGTTVNYSYSTDSGSTWISATATTNGSNNMRLLVPSGYVDLDATTVAGNTVTAGTQILVHPNRADLNLEIMKDSYVSVNNVGKDVFGGYYEGKPALDSSTNLFDMVGDFVSYCENNNQEGCQQTLTRIASVQQNVLTQTARVGGLENRVTTASDMLSFQKVDQQERLSYTEDIDLTELLTKLTRQQLTYQTVLQSSSKIMQMSLSSYL
- the csrA gene encoding carbon storage regulator CsrA; this encodes MLILTRRPGESLYLGENIRITILGMQGKQVKLGLEVPDDTTIYREEVYKRVVEENRRALETSTNDLMVAAELWHETKK
- the fliW gene encoding flagellar assembly protein FliW, with the translated sequence MARNKEIEIDTRLGRRCIDADKVIHFPRGLAGFENERDFVLLQIRPEAPLLILQSVSTPVVGLLVADPYSFFDKSYAPQVGDAEKQLLNIESLEQAALLVTVSIPAGAPEKAVLNLTGPIVINYEARMGLQVPQCADGPQQVNMHTLQPVEGEGLGGGPASGEAAPQK
- a CDS encoding YnfA family protein produces the protein MIKTFALFVATALAEITGCYLPWLWLRRGGSAWLLVPACLSLALFAWLLTLHPAASGRVYAAYGCVYVVTALLWLRIVDGVALANTDILGGLVALAGMGIIVWGWGNPV